From a region of the bacterium genome:
- a CDS encoding acetyl-CoA carboxylase biotin carboxylase subunit: MRHFDKVLVANRGEIAVRVIQGLRELGIATVAVHSDPDRTALHALLADEAVAIGPAPAGESYLVGARLIEAARKTGAGAIHPGYGFLSENAAFCRAVEAAGLVFIGPTAASMEVMGDKLASRRRMMQSGVPVVPGTEDAVRDPAVAISCAGKIGYPVLLKASAGGGGKGMRVVRSAGDMAAALRQTMGEAGQSFGNDAIFVEKYIEDPKHIEVQVLGDGLGGAIHLFERECSVQRRHQKVIEESPSPSLTPELRARICDAAVQTARAVDYRGAGTVEFILAPGGEFYFLEMNTRLQVEHPITEMVTGIDLVHAQVRIARGEGIGLRQEDLHQRGWALEFRVCAEDPARNFAPSIGRIEVMTVPLGPGVRLDTGVYEGFEVPIHYDPLLAKLIVWGEDRPRAIARAQRVLREFTLHGPTHNLPFHQWALQQPSFRDGSYTTHFVEATFDPATWLPPLSAADREALVAAATLVESSRRAAPAGGDDEAAAGSNWRRAARRTMTGNR, from the coding sequence ATGCGCCACTTCGACAAGGTACTGGTGGCCAATCGCGGCGAGATCGCCGTGCGCGTCATCCAGGGCCTGCGCGAACTGGGGATCGCGACGGTGGCCGTGCACTCGGATCCCGACCGCACCGCACTGCACGCGCTGCTGGCCGACGAGGCCGTGGCCATCGGGCCCGCCCCTGCCGGCGAGAGTTACCTTGTGGGCGCGCGTCTCATCGAGGCCGCGCGCAAGACCGGCGCCGGCGCCATCCACCCGGGCTACGGGTTCCTGTCGGAGAATGCCGCGTTCTGCCGCGCGGTCGAAGCCGCCGGCCTGGTGTTCATCGGCCCCACCGCCGCCTCCATGGAGGTGATGGGAGACAAGCTCGCATCGCGCCGCAGGATGATGCAGAGCGGCGTCCCCGTGGTACCGGGCACCGAGGACGCGGTGCGCGATCCGGCCGTCGCGATCAGTTGTGCCGGGAAGATCGGGTACCCCGTGCTGCTGAAGGCCTCGGCCGGCGGCGGCGGCAAGGGCATGCGCGTGGTGCGTTCGGCCGGCGACATGGCCGCGGCATTGCGGCAAACCATGGGCGAGGCAGGGCAGTCGTTCGGCAACGACGCCATCTTCGTCGAGAAGTACATCGAGGACCCCAAGCACATCGAGGTGCAGGTGCTCGGTGACGGCCTCGGCGGCGCCATCCACCTGTTCGAGCGCGAGTGCTCGGTGCAGCGCCGCCACCAGAAGGTGATCGAGGAGAGCCCCTCCCCTTCGCTCACGCCCGAGCTTCGCGCCCGCATCTGCGACGCGGCGGTGCAGACAGCCCGCGCGGTCGACTATCGCGGCGCCGGCACCGTCGAGTTCATCCTCGCGCCGGGCGGCGAGTTCTACTTCCTCGAGATGAACACCCGCCTGCAGGTGGAACACCCGATCACGGAGATGGTCACGGGCATCGACCTCGTGCACGCCCAGGTTCGCATTGCCCGGGGCGAGGGCATCGGCCTGCGGCAGGAAGATCTGCACCAGCGCGGCTGGGCCCTGGAGTTCCGCGTCTGCGCCGAGGACCCGGCTCGGAACTTCGCGCCGAGCATCGGGCGCATCGAAGTGATGACCGTGCCGTTGGGGCCGGGCGTGCGCCTCGATACGGGCGTCTACGAAGGCTTCGAGGTGCCCATCCACTACGACCCCCTGCTGGCGAAGCTGATCGTCTGGGGCGAGGACCGGCCGCGGGCCATCGCGCGCGCGCAGCGCGTGCTGCGCGAGTTCACGCTGCATGGTCCCACGCACAACCTGCCGTTCCACCAGTGGGCCCTGCAGCAGCCGTCGTTCCGCGACGGCAGCTACACCACGCACTTCGTCGAGGCCACTTTCGACCCGGCAACCTGGCTGCCGCCGTTGTCCGCGGCGGATCGTGAGGCGCTGGTGGCGGCGGCCACCCTGGTTGAGAGCAGCCGTCGCGCAGCGCCGGCCGGCGGCGACGACGAGGCGGCAGCCGGCAGCAACTGGCGCCGTGCGGCACGACGCACCATGACCGGCAACCGCTGA
- a CDS encoding acyl-CoA carboxylase subunit beta yields MPHSFEEKLARLHALRRQTLEGGGADKIAKIHASGRLTARERIHLLLDEGSFQETGVFVRHRSHEMGMDRARPVGDGMVTGVGNIDGRQVYVFAQDFTVFGGSMSESNALKICRLMDQALENGCPVIGLNDSGGARIQEGVRSLAGYAEIFWRNTMASGVVPQISAILGPCAGGAVYSPAITDFTLMVDKTSYMFVTGPNVIKMVTNEDVTFEELGGAATHSTKSGVCHFMATSDADCLLMTRRLLSFLPQNNLEDPPRVVPGDAPDRREEKLNSIVPDDSRKPYDMLDVIRLVVDDGDFMEVQARHAQNLICGFARLDGQPVGIVANQPKFQAGVLDINASLKGARFVRTCDCFNVPLVVFEDVPGFLPGTEQEFGGIIKHGAKLLFAFCEATVPKLTVITRKAYGGAYDVMNSKHIRADYNVAWPGAELAVMGPEGAVNILHRQTLAESDDPVQERRRLVDEYNETYANPFIAAGLGYLDDVIEPADTRRHLVAALNSLRNKKQTLPPKKHGNIPL; encoded by the coding sequence ATGCCGCATTCGTTCGAGGAAAAGCTCGCCCGCCTGCACGCCCTGCGCCGCCAGACCCTGGAGGGCGGCGGTGCCGACAAGATCGCGAAGATCCATGCCAGCGGCCGCCTGACCGCCCGCGAGCGCATCCACCTGCTGCTCGACGAAGGCAGCTTCCAGGAGACGGGCGTCTTCGTGCGCCACCGCAGCCACGAGATGGGCATGGACCGTGCGCGCCCGGTCGGTGACGGAATGGTCACCGGCGTCGGGAACATCGACGGTCGGCAGGTCTACGTGTTCGCGCAGGACTTCACGGTCTTCGGCGGCTCGATGAGCGAATCCAATGCCCTGAAGATCTGTCGGCTGATGGACCAGGCGCTGGAAAACGGCTGCCCGGTGATCGGGCTGAACGACAGCGGCGGCGCCCGCATCCAGGAAGGCGTGCGCTCACTGGCTGGCTATGCGGAGATTTTCTGGCGCAACACCATGGCCTCGGGCGTCGTCCCCCAGATCTCCGCCATCCTCGGCCCCTGTGCCGGCGGCGCCGTGTACTCGCCCGCCATCACCGACTTCACGCTGATGGTGGACAAGACCAGCTACATGTTCGTGACCGGCCCCAACGTCATCAAGATGGTGACGAACGAGGATGTGACCTTCGAGGAGCTCGGCGGCGCGGCCACGCACTCGACGAAGAGCGGCGTCTGCCACTTCATGGCGACATCCGATGCCGACTGCCTGTTGATGACCCGGCGCCTGCTCAGTTTCCTGCCCCAGAACAACCTCGAGGACCCGCCGCGCGTCGTTCCCGGCGACGCGCCCGATCGTCGCGAGGAGAAGCTGAATTCGATCGTGCCCGACGACAGCCGCAAGCCGTACGACATGCTCGACGTGATCCGCCTAGTCGTGGACGACGGCGACTTCATGGAAGTGCAGGCACGCCACGCGCAGAACCTCATCTGCGGGTTCGCGCGGCTGGACGGGCAGCCGGTGGGCATCGTCGCCAACCAGCCGAAGTTCCAGGCCGGGGTGCTGGACATCAATGCCAGCCTCAAGGGCGCGCGGTTCGTGCGAACCTGCGACTGCTTCAACGTGCCGCTTGTCGTCTTCGAGGACGTGCCCGGGTTCCTGCCCGGCACCGAGCAGGAGTTCGGGGGAATCATCAAGCACGGCGCCAAGCTGCTCTTCGCCTTCTGCGAGGCCACGGTGCCCAAGCTCACCGTGATCACGCGCAAGGCCTACGGCGGCGCCTACGACGTCATGAACAGCAAGCACATCCGCGCCGACTACAACGTTGCCTGGCCTGGCGCCGAACTGGCCGTGATGGGACCGGAGGGCGCGGTCAACATCCTCCACCGGCAGACGCTGGCCGAAAGTGACGATCCCGTGCAGGAGCGCCGCCGCCTGGTCGACGAGTACAACGAGACCTACGCCAACCCGTTCATTGCCGCGGGCCTCGGCTACCTGGACGACGTGATCGAGCCGGCCGACACGCGTCGCCACCTGGTGGCCGCGTTGAACAGCCTGCGGAACAAGAAGCAGACCCTGCCGCCCAAGAAGCACGGCAACATCCCGCTGTAG
- a CDS encoding response regulator: MPGLPTSLLLAVTGLLGAGCGAAVFLLVREKRQAQHMALRVQRRNAEIGRLRQQLLDARRFEVVGILSGGIVNNPNNLLSAMLGSARLANHEAGLPMPARQELDRLLKAGHQAADLVRELGDFYRDADQARRPQELLPVVRDTVKLLQDIVPSTIDVRAELRQCGPVLATRAGVQQAIMSLGSGAVQALGAPGGRLTIRLGERRLEQSRAARPVDLAVGSYACLSLEITPAERALNELLPEAELTTLSQQLGDQGGLTVTVAGPGGTQTCELWFPLIAWRVATDHETAITKLPRPVVVPSEPEPVEVEAPASAGPPRATILLVDDEEMVAQVLARGLRRLGYRVVTHLDSRTALADFTQTPELFDIVITDQIMPQMSGVRLAQKIHEVRPDIPVALCTGFRDSFNEQQAREAGVADFILKPTSHRALAAVVDRHVLKRMEGRG, encoded by the coding sequence ATGCCCGGCTTGCCGACATCCCTGCTCCTGGCCGTCACCGGCCTGCTTGGTGCGGGCTGCGGCGCAGCCGTGTTCCTGCTGGTGCGCGAGAAGCGCCAGGCGCAGCACATGGCACTGCGGGTCCAGCGTCGGAACGCCGAAATCGGACGCCTTCGCCAGCAGCTGCTGGACGCACGGCGCTTCGAGGTCGTCGGCATCCTGTCCGGCGGCATCGTCAACAACCCGAATAATCTCCTGTCGGCCATGCTGGGCAGTGCGCGGCTCGCGAATCACGAAGCCGGGCTGCCGATGCCCGCGCGCCAGGAACTGGACCGGCTCCTGAAGGCCGGCCACCAGGCTGCCGACCTCGTGCGCGAACTCGGTGACTTCTACCGCGACGCCGACCAGGCGCGCCGGCCCCAGGAGTTGCTGCCGGTGGTGCGCGACACGGTGAAGCTCCTGCAGGATATCGTGCCGTCGACGATCGACGTACGCGCGGAGTTGCGGCAGTGCGGGCCGGTGCTCGCCACGCGCGCCGGCGTGCAGCAGGCGATCATGAGTCTCGGCAGCGGCGCCGTGCAGGCGCTGGGCGCACCCGGCGGTCGCCTGACGATCCGCCTGGGTGAGCGCCGCCTCGAGCAGTCGCGCGCGGCCAGGCCGGTCGACCTCGCCGTCGGGTCCTATGCCTGCCTGAGCCTGGAGATCACGCCGGCCGAGCGCGCCTTGAACGAATTGCTCCCCGAAGCGGAGTTGACGACGCTGAGCCAGCAACTGGGCGACCAGGGCGGCCTCACCGTGACCGTGGCCGGACCCGGTGGCACCCAGACCTGCGAGTTGTGGTTCCCCCTGATCGCCTGGCGCGTGGCCACCGACCACGAGACGGCGATCACGAAACTGCCGCGCCCGGTGGTCGTCCCCAGCGAGCCGGAGCCGGTCGAGGTCGAAGCGCCGGCCAGCGCCGGTCCCCCGCGCGCCACGATCCTGCTCGTCGACGACGAGGAGATGGTGGCCCAGGTCCTGGCGCGAGGCCTGCGCCGGCTCGGCTATCGCGTGGTGACCCACCTGGACAGCCGCACGGCGTTGGCGGATTTCACGCAGACGCCCGAACTGTTCGACATCGTGATCACCGACCAGATCATGCCGCAGATGTCGGGCGTTCGCCTGGCCCAGAAGATCCATGAAGTGCGGCCCGATATCCCGGTCGCGCTCTGCACCGGTTTCCGCGACAGCTTCAACGAACAGCAGGCGCGTGAAGCCGGCGTGGCCGACTTCATCCTCAAGCCTACCAGCCATCGCGCCCTGGCCGCGGTCGTCGACCGGCACGTGCTCAAGCGCATGGAAGGCCGCGGCTGA